A stretch of the uncultured Desulfobacter sp. genome encodes the following:
- a CDS encoding RimK/LysX family protein translates to MKKKIIVLSICSVFFLSMFSMPADSKEIIGWLEMIRVYPGNLKIRAKMDTGAKGSAINAFNVKKFERDNETWVSFELRDYSKKAKTKHIFLEKKVVDSVRIKRKGGGLDERLVVNLDICLGGVHKEIRMSLMDRTNFNYQVLIGRVDLKNTFIVDPSATFTRKPLCKMPIEIDK, encoded by the coding sequence ATGAAAAAAAAGATTATCGTGCTCTCCATTTGTTCCGTATTTTTTTTATCAATGTTTTCTATGCCCGCTGACAGCAAGGAGATCATCGGCTGGCTGGAAATGATTAGAGTGTATCCCGGAAATTTGAAAATTCGGGCAAAAATGGATACCGGAGCAAAGGGGTCGGCAATAAACGCTTTTAATGTTAAAAAATTCGAACGAGACAATGAAACTTGGGTTAGTTTTGAGCTCCGAGATTATTCAAAAAAGGCCAAAACCAAGCATATTTTTCTTGAAAAGAAAGTAGTCGATTCTGTCAGAATCAAACGCAAAGGAGGCGGACTTGATGAGCGCCTTGTGGTCAACTTGGATATTTGTTTAGGGGGTGTCCATAAAGAGATCAGAATGAGTTTGATGGACAGAACCAATTTCAACTACCAGGTCCTGATCGGCAGGGTCGATCTGAAAAATACGTTTATTGTCGACCCATCTGCCACATTTACCAGAAAACCGTTGTGTAAGATGCCGATTGAAATAGATAAATAA